Part of the Halopenitus persicus genome is shown below.
ACGGTTTCGACAAGGTATATTGAGAATTTATGTCGGATATGACGATCTCCGCTCTAGTTCCCACCTACGCCGGCGACGATGCTAATGAGCTACAGCAGGCCGTCAAAAGCTTGCTTGATCAAACACGACAACCAGATGAACTCGTCGTCGTTGAGGATGGTCCCCTTTCTGATGATTTGATAGAAACCCTCGACCAACTTAAGGACAGGTCTAACGTTCCGTTTGTCCAGGAACAACTGTCTGATAACATCGGACAGGGTGGTGCACGGCGGGCAGGCGTTGTAAGAGCGTCTGGCGATCTGATTGCGTTTCACGATGCAGACGATCTCGCTGTCCCGCGACGGCTAGAAAAGTCACTCACTGCGCTGCGGGAGACTGGTGCTGATCTCGTCGGTGGATACATTGAGGAGTTCGAAGACGATCCAAGCGAACCACACGCACTCCGTAAAGTTCCCTGTGATCCCGAGGGAGTACGCGAGTACGCAAAAACCCGGTCGCCCATTAATCAGACGACTGTCCTCGCCAAGCGCGATGCGGTTCTCGAAGCTGGGAACTACCGTGCAGTCAATCGTATGGAAGACTACGAGCTATGGATCAGGATGCTCGTCGCCGGCTACGAACTACGGAATATCCCGGAAGTACTGGCGAAGGTCAGAGCCGGCAAGTCGATGTTCGGCCGGCGTGGTGGCCTGGAATACGCCAGAGAGGAGGTCCGTATACAGCGATATATGCTAGAACTCGACTTCATTTCGCGCCGTCAGGCCGTATTTAATGCCCTCACGAGAGGTGGCGTACGCCTGTTGCCAAATTTCGTTCGAGGCTGGATTTACCGGACGCTGTTACGGAAATAGGAGAGTAGAGGGCGGGTACTAGAATCCAATCAGTACCATAACCGACCATAATTCCGTTTCAGATATTGCTCTGTCCGGGAATTGATCGGCGATCGGTTTGTTGAGCGCGCTATCTTTATGCCGCGACGGATGCCAAGTACGTATTCGTGAATATTATTATTTTGAATTGATTGAGTGAAAAAATATAACAGCCACACAAAAAGGTAGGTAGGTAAATACTTTACTGGAAGGTGTTTGTATGCAATGAATATTCGATTTGCAACACGGTAGTACGTTTCTGTATGTCCAGTCGTCTCTGTCGAAATAACGGGTTGCTGTGGACGGTGGTGGACAATGACTTCTGGGTTGTATAGAATATTAAATCCCTCGTCGATAGCTCGGTAGGACAAATCCAACTCCTCAGACCCATACATAAATTTGTCAACATACGCACCACACGTCTCGATCACGTCACGTTTGATCGCGTGACCTGCCCCGATATAGTACGAAACCGGAAACTTAGTATTGAGGTTCGTCCTGTCCACCGCATTCTTCGGGAGGGGAACGCGAATCTTCTCGTTTTGCTCTCCGGGATTGTCTACGACACGGAATGCCTGTATTCCAATTCGGTCCTCAAAGGCATCAAGGATCGAACTGAGTGCACTTTTATCGGGGAAATACGCATCATCGTCGAGGAAAACCAGTACATCACCTCGGGCGTTCTCAATCAACCAGTTCCGGCTGCCTGCGACACCTCGGAAATCCATCTTATGTGTACAGGTAACCCGATGATTCTCTGTGAGGTCCGCAATTCTATCGCAAGAATCTATTTCTTCAGAGCTATCCAGAATGAGGAGCTCGAAGTCTGGATGGTTTTGGTCGAGAATGCTTTCAACGCAAGTCCGAAGTCTTTCTGGACGATTACTCGTCGCTACCAACACAGAGACAGCTGGCTGATCCACACCGAAATCTGGAAGTACATCTATAATAAATTCGTTGGTATGCTATTCGAAGGGTCTAGAAGTAATATGATGAAACGTCTGGGGTGATTATGTACTCACTATCTCAGTTAAAAGAAGGACTTCGACATCCAGCACTGTTCTTTCGAGAGTTGAATCGGTACTATCATACACGGATGTATACTCGTCAATACAATACAGCAGGTATCGATCTGTTCTCTGAAGATTGGGACACGTGTGTCATTCTGGATGCTTGCCGGTATGACGTATTTGAGGCACACTCAAATATTGAGGGACGGTTGGAATATCGCCAATCACAGGCTTCTTCTACCGTCGATTTTCTCAAATCAAATTTCGGAGACCGTGACCTAAAGGATACCGTATACGTGACCGCCAACCCACAGTTGTATCGATACCGCGACAAAATTAATACGGATCTACATACAGTGGTCCACATCTGGGAGGACGATGGTTGGGATGAGAAATCAGGAACGGTACTCCCCGAAACTGTGACAAAATACGCGATCGAGGCTGCTGAGACATATCCAAAGAAACGACTGGTGGTCCATTATATGCAACCACACTATCCGTTCGTTTATGGAGATGCCGAATTCGGAAGAGACCATCTGCAGAAGAGAGATCCCGATGAGGCGAACCCCTGGTATAAGAAGTTGTATGGGGAGTTGGATATTACAAGAGATCGGCTGTGGACAGCATACGTAGAGAACCTAAAAGGTGCCCTCCCCCACGTAAAAAAGTTTCTTTCGCAGACTAAAGGAAGAACGATAGTCACTGCTGATCACGGAAATATGTTCGGTGAGCAGTCTTTCCCTATCCCGATCCGGGAGTGGGGTCACCCCCATACCACGTTCACAGAGGAACTTGTGAAAGTCCCGTGGCTCGTAGTTGAGGATGGATCCAGACGCGAGATCGTTCCGGAGGAGAGCAACGCATCCCCCGACGTGGATAGCAATGTGAGCGACCGACTACAGCAACTAGGCTATCGGAGTTGATCCAATTCACTGAGAAAGGGTTTTGTGGTACACATCTAGAACTCCCTCGGCAGTTTGCTCCCACGAAAACTCATTCGCTCTATCTCGGGCCCGTTTGGCAAGTTCGATTCGTTTAGCGTCGTCGGTGAGGAGTTCGTCAGTCGCTCTCGCCACCGCATTCGGGCGGAGCGGATCTCCTACGAGTACGGCGCCATCATCAACAATTTCCGGGACAGCGAACCGATCAGATGTGACGACTGGGCATCCACAGGCCATCGCTTCTAGATTGGTAAGCCCGAATGTTTCATGGAGCGTTGGGTTCACAAGCGCTTTTGCCCCACTGTAGAGCATCGGGAGATGTTTCTCCGGAACGAATCCAAGGTCGGTCACGGCTGACCTGATCCCCAAAGTCAGAATGGTTTCATCCATTTCTGACTCGTGCCAGCCGCCACCCGCCAGCACAAGTGTGAGATTCGGGTGCGATCGCCTGAGTTGTGCGAACGCCCGCAAAAGTGTGTCCCTATTCTTCTTCCGCATATAATTGTTAACGTTCAGAAGATACGGGCCAGTGATCCCGTACGTAGCTTCGAGTTCCGACAGTGGGTTCGCGACGGGCCGATACAACTCGTCAACGCCAGAGTAGACGGTGGTAAGTTTTTCTGGTGGGATCGAAAGCGCATCTTCGATGTTTGCTGCGAGCGTCTCAGACACCGTGATGTACGAGTCAATTTGGTCAAGCAAACCTAGGAGTCCGTACATTTTCAGTACTGGTTTACTGATATACCGGAATTTCCATGGTGCATACTCCGGTAGCATAAATGCGAGGTCTCCGTGAATTGTTACAACAGTCTTCACTGATAATCCGAAGACGAGTGGTCGTCTGTATGGGATGTAGTTATAGTGGAGTAAATCGAGATCGAGACCCGCAATTCCACGCTCAAACGCACACGGCTTTCGTGACAGGATGATCTCCGTTGCCCGGTCGTAAAGCTCCCTATCTGACTCCTCGTAATGTATGAGTGAGAGGTTTAGATCTGGACTCTCCAGATCAAGGAGAGAGTGGCAGAGGTTCTCAAGGTAGACGTTGGGCCCGGAGGGGCCGAAGTCAAGTGGTGCAGTGACGATGCCGACATCCATTTGTGTAGCGTAGTCTGCGCTACTGAGTTGAATAAATGTAGCGCTCTTGTGAAGCAGATTGCAAATGTCGGCTGCTGGATTACGTCGATTTCTCAACTTTATGATTGCTAATGCCATCACGGCTAAAGACGTGGACATCAACGTTATCAACGCCGCTACAACTTCCAAGCGGGGTTGGAGAGTACGAATTGGATGGTGATCTAGCGGACTCATCATAGCGAAAGGACACAACCGTAACAGTAATCGCCAACTTAAACAGTTCAACGCTGGTCTCGGTGTGGCCATATAGGGATCTGATGAATCGCTGTAAGACGACGGGATAGGTCGCCAAATCAAAGGAAGTGAAGCGGGAAATCGGCGATGCCTATGTCGAAGATCTCCCGCTTCACGAGCAAGGCGGTCACGTTAGCTAAAAATGCTGTTGGTGGCCGACTACGCCGTCGTTTCTCTCCACTGTCTCCGGATTTACCTAGAGAAATCCTACCGCAGGGCGCTTGGTCTCCTGAGCGAGATGCCATATGTATTGGCCGAGATCGGCTCGTCGTGTTAAGTTAAGGATGAGGCGGTCAGAGTTTCAGATTCCTATGGCCGAAACCGACCGCCTCAGAAAGTCTACCGAGTGGATCGACTTGGGTTTTGTGGAGCGAGAGCGGACACCCCGCGAGATCATTGAAAAGGGTATTCACCACCATCTTGCAGGACTCTCACTTTCGAATACAGTTGTTCTTCTTGAGGAGTTGGGTGTCGATCGGAGTAGAACAGCGGTCCATAACTGGGTTCAAAAGGCTGATCTACAGCCAGCTGGCGGTGAAAACTCGGATCGCGTTGCTGTTGATCAGAAGGCGATCCGGATCAATTCCGAACAGTACTGGCTGTACGCTGCCGTCGATCCCGAAACTAACAGAATCCTCCATTCTCGGCTGTTTCCAACGTATACGATTCCGATCGGTCGAAAGTTTCTGATCGAATTAGCCGAGAAACACGACGTTGAAGACGCGCTGTTTCTCGTCGATGACGCCGACGATCTCAAAGGAGCACTTCGACGTGAAAATCTCAGCTTCCGCGTCGAGATCCACGGCTTCAGAAATGCAGTTGAACGTGTCTTTCGTGAAATATAACGAAGAACATCTTCGTTTTCAAACTGTTTCAGCCACGTCGACCCACCGACCGCGGAAACGTGGTTACAAGCCCACGCCGTCTGGTGGAATTATGCTTAAGTTAACACCACGGATCGGCTTGGAAGAGGGCGATCTCTCTGATCACTCGACGTTGGTAAAGGCGTTTGATAGGTTCGAGATGAAGGTCTGGCGAGTGCTGCTGCGCCTCTCGGTGTTCACAAACGCAGAGTTTTTGTGCAGCCCACAAAATCGCTGTGCGATTTTGGGACGCAGCTGCACGACACTGCTGATCACGCCGCGATAGACGCGACGTTCTTCGACCGGATCACAAGATAGCTGCCCATCAACAATGTGTGAGACAAGAGCGAATGCGTTAATGACTGCTAGTCAGAGGTATCCGAGATCGCGTAGTTGTGCTTCAATCACCTTATCGTCAACGTCTTCTGTTTCAATAGGGCGATCGGACGTGATGGTCCGACGGGTCTGATAGGGGAGGATGAGCCACGGTACTATTCTCACCTTCGGGAGCCAACAGCCTGCCGGATGGAAATATGTCCTAAAAAAAGGACATATGCTATTTTCACCAAACAATTCTCCATGATCCGCGCTTACTACTGATTTTCCGTCAACTTGATCAAGCAACCGCTCAACCGAATCAAGGCAAATACATAAATTCTCCTCATAAGCTGTTTTTACTTTTGAATTGCTTATGAGATTTTGTTGGGCTGCTTTGAGCAATGTACTATAGTAATCGTTAGAACTTTCCGCTCAAAGATTGTTACTATACTCAATGGATCATCTCGACGAGATCTCCGTCGAAGAACTCCAAGACGCCCTCAACAATGTTGACGGAAACAAGCCGACTCAACGGTTGTTAGCTGCGATCGCGTACAAGGACGGTGTCACGCAGACCGAACTTGCAGAGTGGCATGACACCGGGCGAAGAACGATCTACAGCTGGTTGATGCGACTTGATACGGACGAACCGCTTGAGCAAGCTGTGTCTGATGCTCATCGATCTGGGAGAAAACGAAAGCTCTCAGAATCACAGCAAAAAGAGTTCGAACGAACTGTTCACGAACCGCCCGAGGAAGTTGGGATCGACGCGCCGGCGTGGACGCCGGCGCTCGTTCAGGAATTTCTCGAAGAAACCTACGGCGTCGAGTACTCTTCTCCGAGTTGTCGGCGGTTGCTGAAAGAAGCTGGACTCAGCTATCAAAAACCTCGACGTACAGCCGCTGAATCTGAGGAATCCGACCAAGAGGAGTTCCACGACGAGATCAAAAAAAGCGAGCGGA
Proteins encoded:
- a CDS encoding glycosyltransferase — protein: MTISALVPTYAGDDANELQQAVKSLLDQTRQPDELVVVEDGPLSDDLIETLDQLKDRSNVPFVQEQLSDNIGQGGARRAGVVRASGDLIAFHDADDLAVPRRLEKSLTALRETGADLVGGYIEEFEDDPSEPHALRKVPCDPEGVREYAKTRSPINQTTVLAKRDAVLEAGNYRAVNRMEDYELWIRMLVAGYELRNIPEVLAKVRAGKSMFGRRGGLEYAREEVRIQRYMLELDFISRRQAVFNALTRGGVRLLPNFVRGWIYRTLLRK
- a CDS encoding glycosyltransferase family 2 protein, with the protein product MDQPAVSVLVATSNRPERLRTCVESILDQNHPDFELLILDSSEEIDSCDRIADLTENHRVTCTHKMDFRGVAGSRNWLIENARGDVLVFLDDDAYFPDKSALSSILDAFEDRIGIQAFRVVDNPGEQNEKIRVPLPKNAVDRTNLNTKFPVSYYIGAGHAIKRDVIETCGAYVDKFMYGSEELDLSYRAIDEGFNILYNPEVIVHHRPQQPVISTETTGHTETYYRVANRIFIAYKHLPVKYLPTYLFVWLLYFFTQSIQNNNIHEYVLGIRRGIKIARSTNRSPINSRTEQYLKRNYGRLWY
- a CDS encoding alkaline phosphatase family protein; its protein translation is MVHIWEDDGWDEKSGTVLPETVTKYAIEAAETYPKKRLVVHYMQPHYPFVYGDAEFGRDHLQKRDPDEANPWYKKLYGELDITRDRLWTAYVENLKGALPHVKKFLSQTKGRTIVTADHGNMFGEQSFPIPIREWGHPHTTFTEELVKVPWLVVEDGSRREIVPEESNASPDVDSNVSDRLQQLGYRS
- a CDS encoding glycosyltransferase family 4 protein, which codes for MDVGIVTAPLDFGPSGPNVYLENLCHSLLDLESPDLNLSLIHYEESDRELYDRATEIILSRKPCAFERGIAGLDLDLLHYNYIPYRRPLVFGLSVKTVVTIHGDLAFMLPEYAPWKFRYISKPVLKMYGLLGLLDQIDSYITVSETLAANIEDALSIPPEKLTTVYSGVDELYRPVANPLSELEATYGITGPYLLNVNNYMRKKNRDTLLRAFAQLRRSHPNLTLVLAGGGWHESEMDETILTLGIRSAVTDLGFVPEKHLPMLYSGAKALVNPTLHETFGLTNLEAMACGCPVVTSDRFAVPEIVDDGAVLVGDPLRPNAVARATDELLTDDAKRIELAKRARDRANEFSWEQTAEGVLDVYHKTLSQ
- a CDS encoding IS630 family transposase (programmed frameshift) gives rise to the protein MDHLDEISVEELQDALNNVDGNKPTQRLLAAIAYKDGVTQTELAEWHDTGRRTIYSWLMRLDTDEPLEQAVSDAHRSGRKRKLSESQQKEFERTVHEPPEEVGIDAPAWTPALVQEFLEETYGVEYSSPSCRRLLKEAGLSYQKPRRTAAESEESDQEEFHDEIKKKRAEMDATVVCIDQTKKSVQVEPRAAWFPRGTRPSVELSGQRDWTCLLGAVTENGDCFFSRFTEYVTAEHAKHFILALCKEFEEDLIVVLDGAPYFQASAVTDLAARDDLAFVTLPAYSPELNPVEECWRQLQDALSNRFFDSLDELTTAIDTALDQLSLPNVSNYF